In Lonchura striata isolate bLonStr1 chromosome 18, bLonStr1.mat, whole genome shotgun sequence, one genomic interval encodes:
- the FOXN4 gene encoding forkhead box protein N4, translating to MASGRMDFSLGAQNAMLQQTGPVGSTMHSTPGAMIHVQASLPQGILGLNSISAHGANMSPYAMGGQLSPGLQTQQQLFPPPPPPPHPPPPLHSHQVFALAQNPQQCNPAAIYNTSYGAQPHYSQPRLAPHSAQELHPKHYPKPIYSYSCLIAMALKNSKTGSLPVSEIYSFMKEHFPYFKTAPDGWKNSVRHNLSLNKCFEKVENKLSGTSRKGCLWALNPAKIDKMEEEMQKWKRKDLAAIHRSMANPEELDKLITDRPESCRRPHKQAEPEGPPLGRISVSQLQPQPIMTLSLQSLPLHHQLQTQARLAPNSPAPAQTPPLHTLPDISHSPLPHHPMGRAPDFPNVAVDMSTEVDALDPSIMDFALQGNIWEEMKDDSFSLDTLGAFSNSPLHLSDCELGTPGLTPMSSGSDRSFSDLQVTGLYTTYTTLDNVAAAQYMNPQGNKAIPLL from the exons ATGGCCAGTGGGAGAATGGATTTCAGCCTGGGCGCCCAGAATGCCATGCTCCAGCAGACAG GTCCTGTGGGGAGCACGATGCACTCGACACCCGGGGCGATGATCCACGTCCAGGCCAGCCTCCCACAGGGAATCCTGGGCCTCAATTCCATTTCAGCACATGGAGCCAAT ATGAGCCCCTATGCCATGGGTGGGCAGCTGTCCCCTGGTTTGCAAACACAGCAACagctcttccctcctcctcctcctcctcctcatcctcctcctcctcttcactCCCACCAGGTGTTTGCCCTGGCCCAGAACCCCCAGCAG TGTAACCCAGCAGCAATCTACAACACATCCTATGGGGCACAGCCACACTATTCCCAGCCACGCCTGGCTCCCCACTCTGCCCAGGAACTGCACCCAAAGCATTATCCCAAGCCCATCTATTCCTACAG CTGTTTGATCGCGATGGCGCTGAAGAACAGCAAGACCGGCAGCCTGCCCGTGAGCGAGATCTACAGCTTCATGAAGGAGCACTTCCCCTACTTCAAG ACTGCCCCTGATGGGTGGAAGAATTCCGTGCGCCACAACCTGTCGCTGAACAAGTGCTTTGAGAAGGTGGAGAACAAACTGAGCGGGACGTCCCGCAAGGGCTGCCTCTGGGCCCTCAACCCCGCCAAGATCGACaagatggaggaggagatgcagAAGTGGAAGAGGAAGGATTTGGCTGCTATTCACAGGAGCATGGCTAACCCAG AGGAGCTGGACAAGCTGATCACCGACAGACCCGAGAGCTGCAGGCGGCCCCACAAGCAGGCAGAGCCCGAGGGGCCCCCGCTGGGCCGGATCTCCgtgtcccagctccagccccagcccatcATGACGCTGTCCCTGCAGTCCCTCCCGCTGCACCACCAGCTCCAGACCCAGGCTCGCCTCGCCCCCAACTCACCAGCACCTGCACAAACGCCTCCTCTGCACACCCTGCCTGACatcagccacagccccctgcccCACCACCCCATGGGCCGCGCCCCGGACTTCCCGAACGTGGCGGTGGACATGAGCACCGAGGTGGATGCTCTGGATCCAAGCATCATGGATTTCGCACTGCAAG GGAACATCTGGGAGGAGATGAAAGACGACAGCTTCAGCCTGGACACCCTGGGTGCCTTCAGCAACTCGCCCCTGCATCTCTCCGACTGCGAGCTGGGCACGCCCGGCCTCACGCCCATGTCCAGCGGCAGCGACCGCTCCTTCTCCGACCTGCAGGTCACTGGCCTTTACACCACCTACACCACCCTGGACAATGTGGCAGCTGCTCAGTACATGAACCCCCAAGGCAACAAAGCCatccctctgctctga